The sequence below is a genomic window from Cicer arietinum cultivar CDC Frontier isolate Library 1 chromosome 6, Cicar.CDCFrontier_v2.0, whole genome shotgun sequence.
TCCATCAACTCCAAACTTGGCCCCAATAGCAGCTGCAACTACGACCTGCACACATATAAGAGAACGTTgagtcaacaaaagttgatgtaaTTAGTATAAAAGCaaacaatattatttacaaccataatgaaaattaaaagaagtGTACCTGACATAGGATCATTTGAGCTCCACCTTGAAGAAAAAGAGCTCTCCTACCCCACTTGTCAACACCATAAATAGAGACACAAGTAGCAACAACATTAACAACACCAGTGATGACAGCAGACATAAGAGAAGCATCATCCTTAAATCCAATAGAATTAAAGAGGACAGGTGCATAAAacataataacattaattcCAGTAAATTGTTGGAAAAAGGGAATCATTATAGCCATAGTAAGTTGAGGTCTATATTTCCTTTGCAACAAGTTCCTCCAAGGGTGTTCAACTTGCATGGAAGCTTCACTAGCAGCAACAAGATCATTAAACTCTTCGTCAACATCTTCAACACCACGAATTTTCTTAAGTTGAATTTTAGCAGCATCACGATCACCACGTTCAATCATAGAATTGGGGGTGTCAGGAAGGACTAATGATCCAATAGTTATTATAAGAGCAGGAACCATAGCTCCACCCAAACTTAATCTCCATCCCCAACCTCCTTTGATTTTGGCAAAAAAGTAGTTCAACACATTGGCCACAAGTATACCAATTgtaattgataattgaaatcCAATGTTCAAAGCTCCTCTATATCTGTATGGAGCCATCTCAGAGAGGTACAGTGGCACAGcctaataaattttaaataattaataattaacaaattaagtcaattaagaataattaattaaatatttcaaatgcaaAGGATGTGGAAAATGATGCATATCATCACATGGAATGAAAAACGGGGCACAATAATTATGGcactatataatatttaaattagtgAGAGCAAAGTGCCAAACTATCAAATTGTGTTCAAATCAAGCGATCACACTCAAACTATGTCTATGATAGCGAAAAGAAAAATAAGGCCAAGATTCCTTTTATTTTCACCGCAACCAAACAAGTCAAAAGTTTCAGAACGCAAAGATCAAATCAAATCCTAAGGTGGAAAAAATCAAAATCCACGTTACCCACCAATTAATTACGTCAGCCACtttcagaaaaaaataaaatactcattaattaattcaattaatgccataaattttttgtaacacCTTACTATATGAGTCTATGAGTCAGTATACTTTATAGAGAAAGAGTTTACTTTCAattaaacacacacaaaaagcAAAGAACTAGTTACGACATAcattataacaataattttaaaaaataccatATTTAAGCAggaaagaaaatttcaaaaagccTGTACAATAatttacatttattaatttattattaattatttctttttcttaaatatCTCTAATTTACATTTCAACAaccaacaataaatattataaaaatattattcactaATCATCTCTTCACATATAAAcatgaaaaacaatatttattctcaaaaaattaatacaactaacaatttttttaattcttgtaattttttaaaattttttccttcaagtaatttttatttatgatcaaAACTAAGGTGAATTAAAATAGTGCAAAACAGACAAATTAAAGGACAACAGACATATTcattactttttaattattatttaaagaaaaaagagGATAAAACTTCAATGAAGGAATCAAACGCAAACAAGTCTGAATTTGAATCATTCCAAATTTGCTGTACGCTAAAAAAGTGGAAGTATACAGACTCACCCATATTTTGTGTTAAAccgttttcaaaaaaaaaaaaaaataaagaaataaaaaagaaaacagaggaaaagaaaaaagagtacCTGATTTGCAAAACCGATACCAAAGCCGAGCAAGATCCGACCGACAATCAACATCCAAACTTGTTGTGCAAAGCCATTAATAAGAGCACCAACAAGGAAAAGAAGACCTCCGAAAAGCATGGAAAGTTTTCTACCAAACTTACGAGTAACGGTGGAAGCCACCAACGACGACAGTAACGCAGCAAGGTAAAGCGACGACGTAAACATTGTCAGTGTTTGACTGTCGTATTGACAGTATTGGTTTGTCGTTTTGTCATCGTTTTTCTTTCTGTATACCGCCGGAAAAAACTTCTTTAAAAACGGATCCATAGACGTCACTCCACCTGATCAAAACCCattcaacaaaatcaaaacttaTAATACGCTCAAACAAAAAAGAATCAATATCCAAGTAGTATGTATGATTTATGTACCTGAAATCCCAATATCGTAGCCGAAGATCAAACCACCCATGGCAGCCACGATGCATGTTACGGTTACAAAAGGAGTGAGGTTTCCGGGATACTCCTTGTTCCCACCTCCGATGGGTATTCCTACAGCAGGCATTTTTCTGATTGAAAGAAAGTGAGTGAATGAAGCAATAAACAATAGAAACCAGATGGAGGTTTTGGAAACAGAATGGGAAGAGTTTATATAGAGTTAACGAGACTCGAAAACTTTGTTTATTTGGCtttatctcttttttctttttctttttttatgacAACTATTTGgctatatcttttttttctgATGAGCTGTCAATATACAATCATAACTAATTCTttagaaaaaacataaataatactTACTCACAGattaaatatattctttttatgttaaaaacaaaaaagttagtttaaaacaaaaatattaagtgaCGATAGCCTAATTAATGAATAGATAAGGCAAAGGCAAAAATATTGGATCTTTACgcaaaaaattagattttattttagaggaataacattcaaatttgaatgcataaataatttgaatatatCTTTATCTACTACTTTATctttaaattatgattaattgaatatatctTTATCTACCTTTAACTGTCAATAGTATAATTAATATTCTGCcacaatatttttaatgtaatgtTTTTAGTATACTTAAATCAGTCACTactaaaagaagaaaaataactatttgcaaatattaaaaaaaggtaattaaaaacaattaattttttaaattttatataaaatataagttaaatttattaaattttcctctttttaatgtcaaatatttaattatcaactttaaatattttaaagaaactaGAAAGTGTACtgaaaataatagtattaaattaattaaaaatagttaatttttgCTGATAATAATAgctaaaatttaagaaatttttgtttttgtttataataattattagagAAAGTATATTATAATATTGATAATGCACTAATAATTAATgagaataatttgataatttttttatttttctcttttatttatatacttttttaatatatatatatataacaattaaataatttaattattatgacTCTCgagaatatataaatttaaattattacattaaatataattttaaaaagattactatataaaaatatttttactcaataattaagtatatatttgatattatagAGTAGAATTGCTAAAATTAtgacaataaaaaattactataattcACTGTAATTTCGTGATGTCAAAGATACGTTAAGAGGAGTGGATAAACGACAAATAATAACTTTCAATCTCCTTTCTACCCTGAACTGTATAAAGCATCACCCATTCTGATTagaaaatgatatattaattctGCACACAAATATGAACATTATG
It includes:
- the LOC101501085 gene encoding sugar transport protein 1-like, whose translation is MPAVGIPIGGGNKEYPGNLTPFVTVTCIVAAMGGLIFGYDIGISGGVTSMDPFLKKFFPAVYRKKNDDKTTNQYCQYDSQTLTMFTSSLYLAALLSSLVASTVTRKFGRKLSMLFGGLLFLVGALINGFAQQVWMLIVGRILLGFGIGFANQAVPLYLSEMAPYRYRGALNIGFQLSITIGILVANVLNYFFAKIKGGWGWRLSLGGAMVPALIITIGSLVLPDTPNSMIERGDRDAAKIQLKKIRGVEDVDEEFNDLVAASEASMQVEHPWRNLLQRKYRPQLTMAIMIPFFQQFTGINVIMFYAPVLFNSIGFKDDASLMSAVITGVVNVVATCVSIYGVDKWGRRALFLQGGAQMILCQVVVAAAIGAKFGVDGNPGDLPKWYAVVVVLFICIYVAGFAWSWGPLGWLVPSEIFPLEIRSAAQSINVSVNMLFTFFVAQIFLTMLCHMKFGLFIFFAAFVVVMTIYIYFMLPETKGIPIEEMTRVWKSHPYWSKYVEHGDDYGNGVEMGKGAVKNV